Proteins encoded within one genomic window of Methanobacterium sp.:
- a CDS encoding formylmethanofuran--tetrahydromethanopterin formyltransferase has product KFEKELSYRIRQDILVKPFTSIFDASINPTGYINTLKHVGHCGDGYEWEEELYGRHMIVVPIAIPDFLIERELGYMKGIMGANFWYYCNNKKSVLECGRAALKAIESVEGVITPFDICSAASKPETNYPWIGPTTNHPYCPTLQNLLGKESRVPKGVEYIPEIVINGLDMESLKKAMKVGIEVMLENENVLGISAGNYGGKLGDYKIHLKELFP; this is encoded by the coding sequence AAAATTCGAAAAGGAACTTTCCTACCGCATCAGGCAAGATATATTGGTGAAACCATTCACATCTATTTTTGATGCATCAATCAATCCTACCGGTTACATTAACACATTAAAACATGTGGGCCACTGTGGAGATGGGTATGAATGGGAAGAAGAATTATATGGGAGACATATGATTGTAGTACCAATTGCCATACCTGACTTCCTCATTGAAAGAGAACTTGGTTACATGAAAGGAATTATGGGAGCAAACTTCTGGTACTATTGCAATAACAAAAAATCTGTGCTGGAATGTGGAAGAGCGGCATTGAAAGCTATTGAATCTGTTGAAGGAGTTATTACTCCCTTCGATATTTGTTCTGCAGCTTCCAAACCTGAAACCAACTATCCCTGGATTGGCCCCACAACCAACCACCCCTACTGTCCCACACTTCAGAATTTACTTGGCAAAGAATCCAGAGTTCCCAAAGGTGTTGAGTATATCCCTGAAATCGTAATCAATGGACTTGATATGGAAAGTCTTAAAAAAGCAATGAAGGTAGGGATTGAAGTAATGTTGGAAAATGAAAATGTTCTAGGTATTTCTGCAGGAAATTATGGTGGAAAGTTAGGAGATTATAAAATCCATCTAAAAGAGTTGTTTCCATGA
- a CDS encoding carbohydrate kinase family protein: MTLDVIGFGALNLDRLFQVNQIACKDEEGYIENLIESCGGSAANTIIGLSRLGLETGLIGKIGSDKEGETLLNNLNKENVNTEGIIKSGKGRSGTVHGYVDRKGQRALYVDPGVNDEINTREINWEYALNTKLLHLTSFVGKSIKAQESLLENIPDHVIVSLDPGMIYVNKGLASLEKILNRTDILLINQMELDVLLTTLKDLDTKISTILNYGIKILVMKQGKKGCLVTDGSKTHLLDAYEVNCHDTTGAGDAFNSGFIYGILEGKNIKESAMIGNFVASCCVQELGATTGLPSKSAVDKIR; this comes from the coding sequence ATGACCTTGGATGTTATTGGTTTTGGAGCCTTGAACCTGGACAGATTATTCCAAGTAAACCAGATTGCCTGTAAAGATGAAGAAGGATATATTGAAAACTTAATAGAAAGTTGCGGGGGATCTGCTGCCAATACCATCATAGGCCTGTCCAGATTAGGACTGGAAACAGGATTGATAGGTAAAATTGGTAGTGATAAAGAAGGAGAAACCCTTCTCAACAATCTTAATAAGGAAAATGTGAATACTGAGGGGATAATAAAAAGTGGAAAGGGTAGGAGTGGAACTGTTCACGGCTATGTTGACCGAAAAGGTCAGAGAGCATTATATGTTGATCCAGGGGTCAACGACGAAATCAATACCCGTGAAATAAACTGGGAATATGCCCTAAATACCAAACTATTACATCTCACATCATTCGTAGGAAAATCTATTAAAGCACAAGAATCATTACTGGAAAATATTCCAGACCATGTGATAGTTAGCTTGGATCCTGGAATGATATATGTAAATAAAGGCCTTGCATCCCTGGAAAAAATTCTTAACAGAACCGACATCCTACTTATAAATCAAATGGAGTTGGATGTTTTATTAACAACCCTAAAAGACTTGGATACGAAGATCAGCACGATCCTAAACTATGGAATTAAGATATTAGTCATGAAACAGGGAAAAAAAGGTTGTTTAGTGACAGACGGGTCTAAAACTCACTTACTTGATGCCTATGAAGTAAATTGCCATGATACAACTGGAGCTGGGGATGCTTTCAACTCTGGATTTATTTACGGAATTCTTGAAGGAAAAAATATCAAAGAATCAGCAATGATTGGGAACTTCGTTGCATCATGTTGTGTGCAGGAATTAGGTGCTACCACTGGCCTTCCTTCCAAATCAGCAGTTGATAAGATTAGATAA
- a CDS encoding 4Fe-4S binding protein, translating into MDVTFKKKKDVFEGEVALKSSDLEESHEKFSGKIEDCVMDDKIITIAPECVRCNLCVEECPVDAIEDSKSTKPARILDNCVKCEICAQTCPVNCIHVIESTAHVNDDEVKYHLKDIKVPHRKLQMQEINVNPEKCVSCATCVKFCPTGAITVPEGEIAQIDKEACIGCGACVNVCPEGSIELIRELGPVIKTKELLVDQDTCVQCQVCEENCPVDAIKLEGDKVVLDQEKCILCEVCSRKCPVGALKLEMM; encoded by the coding sequence ATGGATGTGACATTCAAAAAGAAGAAAGATGTTTTTGAAGGGGAGGTTGCTCTTAAATCCAGTGACTTAGAAGAAAGTCATGAAAAATTTAGTGGGAAAATTGAAGATTGTGTTATGGATGATAAAATTATCACCATAGCACCAGAATGTGTACGTTGCAACTTATGCGTAGAAGAATGTCCTGTAGATGCCATTGAAGATTCTAAATCTACTAAACCCGCCAGAATACTGGATAATTGTGTTAAATGTGAAATATGTGCCCAAACATGCCCAGTTAACTGTATTCATGTCATTGAAAGCACCGCCCATGTGAACGATGATGAAGTGAAATATCATCTTAAAGATATCAAGGTGCCTCATCGCAAATTGCAAATGCAGGAAATCAATGTTAACCCTGAAAAATGTGTTTCATGCGCAACTTGCGTTAAATTCTGCCCTACCGGAGCAATAACTGTTCCAGAAGGAGAGATAGCCCAGATTGATAAGGAAGCTTGCATTGGATGTGGAGCTTGCGTTAATGTTTGCCCTGAAGGTTCGATTGAATTAATTAGAGAATTAGGGCCTGTGATAAAAACAAAGGAACTTTTGGTGGATCAGGACACTTGTGTACAGTGCCAAGTCTGTGAGGAAAACTGCCCAGTGGATGCCATTAAGCTGGAGGGGGATAAAGTGGTTTTAGACCAGGAAAAATGTATTTTATGCGAAGTTTGTTCTAGAAAGTGCCCGGTAGGAGCTCTAAAACTGGAGATGATGTAA
- a CDS encoding CBS domain-containing protein has product MLVKEIMDKNFIVVSPDQDLAEISILMEEKRKFTTPVVDGDKKLVGWITSLDLARGFREGKKKAKELMHAKDDIVHVHHNDPARLAVLEASQHRVLSIPVLDDDEVVVGVVRTTDIVKTLSSLYEINVTKIFKAMEDELKGVSWDELMEASAIVTQRRTGKRVTAQDYEKRIKDATFGEAIWATGGLEKFFVGLIAIGELVIARKVAKARK; this is encoded by the coding sequence TTGTTAGTGAAGGAAATCATGGACAAGAATTTTATAGTTGTATCGCCTGACCAGGACTTGGCAGAAATTTCCATTCTAATGGAGGAAAAACGTAAATTCACCACACCAGTGGTTGATGGTGATAAAAAACTCGTTGGATGGATTACTTCCCTGGATTTAGCCAGAGGATTCAGAGAAGGTAAAAAAAAGGCCAAAGAGTTGATGCATGCTAAGGATGATATTGTGCATGTGCATCATAATGATCCTGCCAGATTAGCTGTGTTGGAGGCATCCCAACACCGAGTTCTCAGCATACCGGTATTGGATGATGATGAAGTAGTGGTTGGTGTGGTACGTACAACAGATATTGTTAAGACACTTTCCAGCTTGTATGAAATTAATGTTACCAAGATCTTCAAGGCCATGGAAGACGAACTTAAAGGAGTAAGTTGGGATGAACTGATGGAAGCATCAGCAATTGTAACCCAAAGACGCACTGGTAAACGAGTCACTGCCCAAGACTATGAGAAGCGAATAAAAGATGCCACATTCGGTGAAGCAATCTGGGCTACCGGAGGATTGGAAAAATTCTTCGTAGGTTTGATTGCCATTGGAGAACTGGTTATAGCTAGGAAAGTGGCCAAAGCAAGGAAATAA
- the thiI gene encoding tRNA 4-thiouridine(8) synthase ThiI — protein MQSELIIVRYGEIGIKSPKIRGKFERKLIDNIKTVIDDQVKLNQGRIFIYPRSMSKTLKSLQKILGIVSFSPAVVTGTDCDLIKKLIQSYIGKLVENGVFSSDDSFAIRCRRVGEHDFTSQEMAAYCGSVVYGITGSKVDLSNPDFELFVEVRGDETYIFHQIIQGLGGLPVGTQGRVISLISSGIDSPVATFLMMKRGCSVTLLNFDTYPYTSGSNEKILKIYQKLKEYSAGTKLKLYQMNFGDFLNKCIDAAPDRMTCVLCKSGMYQVAEKLAKNEKAFAIVDGSSLGQVASQTLPNILATHYSTSIPILSPLIGLDKVEIEKIAKKIGTYDISIIPESNCSAVPRYPETHAQLSLVLEALDNIGADEEFDNVISSLKLLK, from the coding sequence ATGCAAAGTGAACTGATAATAGTTCGGTACGGAGAAATTGGGATTAAAAGCCCTAAAATACGTGGTAAATTTGAGCGTAAACTAATTGATAATATAAAAACAGTTATCGATGATCAAGTGAAATTAAATCAGGGTAGAATTTTCATTTATCCCCGTAGCATGAGCAAAACACTTAAATCTCTCCAGAAAATTCTGGGCATAGTATCATTTAGTCCTGCAGTAGTGACTGGGACTGATTGTGATTTGATAAAAAAATTAATCCAATCCTACATTGGAAAACTGGTTGAAAATGGTGTTTTTTCTTCAGATGATTCATTTGCCATTAGATGTAGAAGGGTAGGTGAACATGATTTCACTAGCCAGGAAATGGCAGCATATTGTGGTTCAGTTGTGTATGGCATAACCGGGTCTAAGGTGGACCTTTCTAACCCTGATTTTGAATTATTCGTAGAAGTAAGGGGAGATGAAACCTACATATTTCACCAGATAATTCAGGGACTGGGAGGATTGCCTGTTGGAACACAAGGCAGAGTTATATCTTTGATTTCCAGTGGTATTGATTCCCCTGTAGCCACTTTCTTAATGATGAAAAGGGGTTGCAGTGTCACGCTTCTTAATTTTGACACTTATCCGTACACATCTGGATCTAATGAGAAAATCCTGAAAATATACCAAAAGCTTAAAGAATATTCAGCAGGCACCAAATTAAAACTTTATCAAATGAATTTTGGAGATTTCCTGAATAAATGTATAGATGCAGCACCAGATCGGATGACTTGTGTCCTATGTAAAAGTGGAATGTACCAAGTAGCCGAAAAGTTAGCAAAAAATGAGAAAGCCTTCGCAATTGTTGATGGCAGTAGTTTAGGGCAAGTAGCATCACAGACACTGCCCAACATTTTAGCCACACATTATTCCACTTCAATTCCCATTTTGAGCCCATTGATTGGTTTGGATAAGGTGGAAATTGAAAAAATTGCCAAAAAGATAGGAACCTATGATATTTCAATTATTCCAGAAAGTAATTGTTCTGCAGTTCCACGTTATCCTGAGACTCATGCCCAGTTATCTCTGGTGTTAGAAGCCCTGGATAATATAGGTGCTGATGAAGAATTTGATAATGTTATTTCAAGCCTTAAATTACTTAAATGA
- a CDS encoding YkgJ family cysteine cluster protein: MLRDLLIDNKLFNELRQRALESEEGENSLEEVELLEKAVFQRLKKKRSVKKYKKLGVNKQDLKEIIKLADILGLDAIGGPSNYELAREHQEWCNICGRCCRESESIFIHRDELNILLNFNPDLEKEIIRNKLYPEHYELKDIQPCKFIDPETNRCSIYNSRPQVCRSYPLVLVETNGKAKNIINLRHLCNYSVQLVLEKSIILFDEAIRRLKENR; the protein is encoded by the coding sequence ATGTTAAGAGATCTTCTTATTGATAATAAACTGTTTAATGAGCTCCGGCAGAGGGCTTTGGAGTCAGAAGAAGGTGAAAATTCTCTGGAAGAAGTTGAACTTCTGGAGAAGGCTGTTTTTCAGAGGTTGAAAAAGAAAAGATCTGTGAAAAAATATAAAAAATTAGGGGTTAATAAGCAGGACCTTAAGGAAATAATAAAATTAGCAGACATTCTTGGTTTAGATGCAATAGGTGGTCCTTCAAACTATGAACTTGCCAGAGAACATCAAGAATGGTGTAACATATGTGGAAGATGCTGCAGGGAATCAGAATCCATTTTCATACATCGGGATGAGTTAAACATTCTACTGAATTTTAACCCAGACTTGGAAAAAGAGATTATTCGCAACAAACTATATCCTGAACATTATGAGCTTAAAGATATTCAGCCCTGCAAATTCATTGACCCTGAAACCAACCGGTGCAGCATATATAATTCAAGACCACAAGTGTGTCGCAGTTATCCGCTGGTGCTGGTAGAAACAAATGGTAAAGCCAAAAATATCATAAATCTTCGCCACTTATGCAATTATTCCGTTCAATTGGTACTTGAAAAATCAATAATATTGTTTGATGAAGCCATACGAAGACTAAAAGAAAATAGGTAA
- a CDS encoding flavin-nucleotide-binding protein: MTMTDEMMDAIEKDLVFLATTSNEGIPNVVPIGFARPIDNTSILIADNYMKKTRENIEENPNVSIVTKNAQKNPYQFKGTAEIFESGKIFEEVVEWAQNVMTKLNPKAAIVVKVTDVYSVKPGPDAGEKVD; encoded by the coding sequence ATGACCATGACTGATGAGATGATGGATGCAATAGAAAAGGATTTAGTTTTTCTGGCAACAACCAGCAACGAAGGCATTCCGAATGTCGTGCCCATAGGTTTTGCAAGGCCTATAGACAATACCAGCATATTGATTGCTGATAATTATATGAAAAAAACCCGTGAGAACATTGAAGAAAACCCCAACGTATCCATTGTTACTAAAAATGCTCAGAAAAATCCCTACCAATTTAAAGGAACCGCAGAAATATTCGAATCTGGTAAAATCTTTGAAGAAGTAGTAGAATGGGCCCAGAATGTGATGACCAAATTGAACCCCAAAGCAGCAATTGTAGTTAAGGTAACTGATGTATATTCAGTCAAACCAGGCCCTGACGCAGGCGAAAAAGTTGATTAA
- a CDS encoding cysteine--tRNA ligase yields MIKIYNTLTRSKENFKPLNGNRIKLFVCGPTVYDYSHIGHARTYISFDVIARYLKYRGFSVFYLQNITDIDDKIINRAISTGKDPLDLAREFEAEYLKDMESLGVENVNLYARATEHIEEIKAQIETLLEAGFAYETDNGVYFDISKYPDFGKLSNRKIEDLNVHRISPDSNKRNPEDFALWKKKDKELVWNSPWGAGRPGWHIEDTAITEEYFGPQYDIHGGGLDLIFPHHEAEIAQMESASGKKPMVRYWMHTGFLNVKGEKMSKSLGNFITIKELIKKYPPEVFRFFVLSTHYRSPIDFSHEILEQSQNSLKRIYKFYETIDKLLNTEKPNLREFSPDESSPHSYVHETGENQEQFNRLIEETRVKFLEAMDNDFNTPLALSLLFDFIRVINRNMQQGTISQKTLQEIQILFNDFSNILGFNFTSTSKNTNLTEELVDLIVDIRNKLRKKKDWELSDEIRSQLNDLDIILEDK; encoded by the coding sequence ATGATAAAAATTTATAACACACTCACCCGTAGCAAAGAAAATTTCAAACCATTAAATGGAAATAGGATTAAACTTTTTGTCTGCGGACCAACAGTGTACGATTATTCACATATTGGACATGCCCGGACATATATCTCCTTTGATGTTATAGCACGTTACCTTAAATATCGTGGTTTTAGTGTTTTTTACTTGCAAAATATCACCGATATAGATGATAAAATAATTAATCGAGCAATTTCCACAGGTAAAGACCCCCTGGATCTTGCCAGAGAATTTGAAGCAGAATATCTTAAGGATATGGAGAGCTTGGGAGTGGAAAATGTCAATTTATATGCTAGGGCAACCGAACACATTGAAGAAATCAAAGCCCAAATTGAAACTTTATTAGAGGCTGGATTCGCCTATGAAACTGATAACGGAGTTTACTTTGACATTTCAAAATATCCTGATTTTGGGAAGTTATCCAACCGTAAAATCGAAGATTTAAATGTGCACAGAATAAGCCCGGACTCTAACAAGAGAAATCCAGAAGATTTTGCTCTGTGGAAAAAAAAGGATAAAGAACTTGTTTGGAATTCCCCATGGGGTGCTGGACGTCCAGGATGGCATATTGAAGATACTGCAATCACTGAAGAGTATTTCGGACCACAATACGACATACACGGAGGTGGTTTGGATTTGATTTTCCCCCATCACGAAGCAGAAATAGCACAGATGGAATCAGCATCAGGAAAAAAACCAATGGTACGCTACTGGATGCACACCGGTTTTTTGAATGTGAAGGGTGAGAAAATGTCAAAATCCCTAGGAAACTTCATCACCATCAAGGAACTCATTAAAAAATATCCTCCTGAAGTTTTCCGGTTCTTTGTATTATCTACGCATTACCGCAGCCCTATTGACTTCAGCCACGAAATTCTGGAACAATCCCAAAATAGTTTGAAAAGAATATATAAATTCTATGAAACCATTGATAAACTCCTTAATACAGAAAAACCCAATTTAAGGGAATTTTCGCCAGATGAATCATCACCCCATAGTTATGTCCATGAAACTGGAGAAAATCAAGAACAATTCAACAGATTAATAGAAGAAACTAGAGTAAAGTTCCTGGAAGCTATGGATAATGATTTCAACACTCCTTTGGCACTTTCACTGCTTTTTGATTTTATAAGAGTTATCAATCGAAATATGCAGCAGGGAACAATTTCTCAGAAAACTCTTCAGGAAATTCAGATTTTATTTAATGATTTTTCCAATATTTTAGGATTTAATTTCACTTCAACATCTAAAAACACGAATCTGACAGAAGAACTGGTAGATCTCATTGTTGATATCCGAAATAAATTAAGAAAAAAGAAAGACTGGGAGCTTTCTGATGAAATAAGGAGTCAGTTGAATGATTTGGACATAATATTAGAAGACAAGTAA
- a CDS encoding asparagine synthetase B has translation MCAITGIFGEKISAKLHEMLLSLKHRGPDMSGVYVDGIMSYGKIDDLEIPEGKVGLGHNFLSIPGSDTVQLLNEGNIFLACDCEIYNYKKLRDELVQTFDYDFKTDSNSEIVLALIMYYYDGHLLNCIPPIIKRLDGDYAFAVYDEKNLVVVRDPLGVKPIYYGSNNDYFGFASERKALWKVGIDETHSLPPNHMLHNQELVPLKNQLFMDKSFSKGRFSENKADLKNLIKESLIKSVEKRVNSLRRVGIPFSGGVDSTLLVVLCNDLGVETELYTVGSEGSPDLNFAMKVAEHMGHSIHTRIVDEELVRNYTPLVLNAIEEWNLMKLGVGMTAYLAAEMARENGIQVLLSGQGADELLAGYHRYLNFNTQNKIDAQKNLENDVKNLYHVNLERDEKVSMAHSVELRVPYLDLNFVNITLNTPLKYKIHGSNDRLRKCILREVAKDLGVPQEIVKRPKKAAQYGSGIHKILTKKILKDEIYMQGLKNSFNFIDI, from the coding sequence ATGTGCGCCATTACTGGTATTTTTGGGGAAAAGATTAGTGCAAAATTACATGAAATGTTACTAAGCCTAAAACATAGGGGTCCGGATATGTCTGGGGTTTATGTTGATGGCATCATGTCTTATGGAAAAATAGATGATCTGGAAATCCCTGAAGGAAAAGTGGGTTTAGGGCACAACTTCTTATCTATTCCTGGTTCTGATACCGTCCAACTGTTAAATGAAGGAAATATTTTCTTGGCATGTGACTGCGAAATATATAACTATAAAAAATTACGTGATGAACTTGTACAAACATTTGATTACGATTTTAAAACAGATAGTAATTCAGAGATTGTATTGGCATTGATCATGTACTACTATGATGGTCACTTGCTAAATTGCATACCCCCTATCATAAAACGTCTCGATGGTGATTATGCCTTTGCAGTGTATGATGAAAAAAATTTAGTAGTTGTCCGTGACCCCTTAGGTGTTAAACCTATTTATTATGGTTCAAACAATGATTATTTTGGATTTGCATCTGAAAGAAAGGCTTTATGGAAAGTGGGAATTGATGAAACTCATAGCCTACCACCAAACCACATGCTTCATAACCAAGAATTAGTGCCTCTGAAAAATCAGTTATTTATGGATAAAAGCTTCTCTAAAGGGAGATTTTCTGAAAATAAAGCTGATTTAAAAAACCTTATAAAAGAAAGCCTTATAAAATCTGTTGAAAAGAGAGTTAATTCTCTTAGAAGGGTTGGAATTCCTTTCTCAGGCGGGGTGGACAGTACTCTACTTGTAGTGTTATGCAATGATCTGGGGGTTGAAACTGAACTGTACACTGTGGGTAGTGAAGGTTCACCTGATCTTAACTTTGCAATGAAAGTAGCTGAACATATGGGCCATAGCATCCACACCAGAATAGTTGATGAAGAACTTGTCAGAAATTACACACCCCTTGTATTAAATGCTATAGAAGAGTGGAACTTGATGAAATTGGGGGTGGGTATGACTGCATATCTGGCAGCGGAGATGGCCCGTGAAAATGGCATTCAAGTGCTGTTATCTGGCCAGGGTGCTGATGAACTTTTGGCAGGTTATCATAGATACCTAAATTTTAACACACAAAACAAGATAGATGCTCAAAAAAACCTAGAAAATGATGTAAAAAATCTTTACCATGTGAATCTAGAAAGGGATGAAAAAGTATCCATGGCCCACAGTGTGGAATTAAGAGTCCCTTACCTAGATCTTAATTTTGTGAATATAACCCTTAATACGCCTCTAAAATACAAGATTCATGGATCAAACGACCGTCTGCGTAAATGTATTTTGAGAGAAGTGGCTAAAGACTTAGGAGTTCCTCAGGAAATTGTAAAAAGGCCTAAAAAGGCTGCGCAGTATGGATCAGGGATTCATAAAATATTAACAAAGAAGATTCTAAAAGATGAAATTTACATGCAGGGATTGAAAAATTCCTTTAACTTTATAGACATTTAA
- the gatC gene encoding Asp-tRNA(Asn) amidotransferase subunit GatC, translating to MKIEKEAEEILQKFSKVLENIPDLEETHYMVDNVNLTREDRAEDKNPEKIMENTNVDEDGNLIVEKGKWVK from the coding sequence TTGAAAATTGAAAAAGAGGCGGAGGAAATACTTCAAAAATTTTCCAAAGTCCTGGAAAACATACCTGACTTGGAAGAAACCCATTACATGGTTGACAACGTTAATTTAACACGAGAAGATCGTGCTGAGGACAAAAACCCAGAAAAGATCATGGAAAACACCAATGTTGATGAGGATGGTAATCTCATAGTTGAGAAAGGAAAGTGGGTTAAATGA
- a CDS encoding ACT domain-containing protein, with protein sequence MRFNLVLDVPDVPGQLLEVFEPMGRLGANIVAVIHQRDVKTERGTVPVHITIEGDKEILDKVMDALLSKDINILQVDGVLRKEQITTILVGDIVEKDLQDTVSKLNKLNSVKVADLDLKMSDDPKNSATMMVIEADFGQKKEVLENIKKLGAEKGFLVINEV encoded by the coding sequence ATGAGATTCAATTTAGTGCTGGATGTGCCAGACGTTCCAGGACAACTTTTGGAAGTTTTTGAACCAATGGGCAGATTAGGAGCTAATATTGTTGCAGTAATACACCAGAGAGATGTTAAAACCGAAAGAGGTACTGTCCCAGTCCATATAACTATTGAAGGGGATAAAGAAATTTTAGATAAAGTTATGGATGCTCTTTTATCTAAAGACATTAACATATTACAAGTTGATGGTGTGCTTCGCAAAGAACAAATCACCACAATTCTGGTGGGTGACATAGTAGAAAAAGATCTCCAAGACACAGTATCAAAATTAAACAAATTGAATAGTGTTAAAGTTGCTGATCTTGATCTTAAAATGTCTGATGATCCTAAAAACTCGGCTACCATGATGGTCATCGAAGCAGATTTTGGCCAGAAGAAGGAAGTTCTGGAAAATATCAAAAAACTCGGTGCAGAAAAAGGTTTTCTGGTAATAAATGAAGTCTGA
- a CDS encoding homoserine dehydrogenase, giving the protein MNLMKIVILGFGAVGQGIARVISMKKDHLKNKYELKPQIVAVCDRSGAAICESGLDEELLLQTKNDTGKIALYPDYGYPNMDSLQVLDEIEYDCLVEVTPTDINDGQPAHKHILKAMEDGKDVVTSNKGPLALSFQDLADCARKNNVEFKFEASVGGAMPILNLAHETLAGCSIESVYGILNGTTNYILSRMANEGSSYEQTLKEAQEMGIAETDPYQDVEGIDAACKIVILANSVLNMPVTLKDVKVEGISKITSESISLAKKEGLLIKLIGEASSDNLEVSPRLVRQGSPFAVEGTLNVATFKTDLADDITVVGKGAGSVETASAILSDIVSIWKMRNKKNN; this is encoded by the coding sequence GTGAATTTAATGAAAATTGTTATTTTAGGCTTCGGAGCAGTGGGGCAAGGCATAGCTCGCGTTATATCCATGAAAAAAGATCATTTAAAAAATAAATATGAACTCAAACCCCAGATTGTGGCAGTCTGTGATCGTTCAGGAGCCGCTATTTGTGAATCTGGCCTGGATGAAGAATTACTTCTCCAGACAAAAAATGACACTGGTAAAATCGCACTATACCCTGATTATGGTTATCCTAATATGGATAGTCTTCAAGTCTTAGATGAGATAGAATATGACTGCTTAGTAGAAGTCACCCCCACCGATATCAATGATGGCCAACCAGCACATAAACATATATTAAAAGCCATGGAAGATGGTAAAGATGTAGTAACCTCCAATAAAGGCCCTCTCGCATTATCATTCCAAGATCTGGCAGATTGTGCCAGAAAAAACAATGTAGAATTCAAATTTGAAGCATCTGTTGGTGGAGCCATGCCTATTCTAAATTTAGCCCATGAAACCCTAGCAGGGTGCAGCATAGAATCCGTATATGGCATACTTAACGGAACAACAAATTATATTTTATCCAGAATGGCTAATGAAGGCTCATCATATGAACAAACCCTGAAAGAAGCTCAAGAGATGGGAATTGCAGAAACAGACCCTTACCAAGATGTGGAGGGTATTGATGCTGCTTGTAAAATTGTGATACTGGCAAATTCAGTGCTTAACATGCCAGTAACACTTAAAGATGTTAAAGTAGAAGGAATCTCAAAAATAACCTCTGAATCAATATCTCTAGCCAAAAAAGAAGGGTTACTTATAAAGCTAATCGGAGAAGCTTCTTCTGATAATCTGGAAGTATCACCACGTTTGGTTCGTCAAGGTTCTCCCTTTGCAGTAGAAGGCACACTTAATGTGGCCACATTTAAAACTGACTTAGCAGATGATATAACTGTAGTTGGGAAAGGTGCAGGCTCTGTGGAAACTGCTTCAGCAATTTTAAGCGATATCGTAAGCATCTGGAAAATGCGAAACAAGAAAAATAATTAA